From a region of the Marmota flaviventris isolate mMarFla1 chromosome 13, mMarFla1.hap1, whole genome shotgun sequence genome:
- the Rfk gene encoding riboflavin kinase, with protein sequence MRSLPYFCRGQVVRGFGRGSKQLGIPTANFPEQIVDNLPADVSTGIYYGWASVGSGDVHKMVVSIGWNPYYKNMKKSMETHIIHTFEEDFYGEILNVAIVGYLRPEKNFDSLESLISAIQGDIEEAKKRLDLPEHLKLKDDNFFQVPKSKIMNGH encoded by the exons ATGAGAAGCCTGCCGTACTTCTGCCGGGGCCAAGTAGTGCGGGGCTTCGGCCGCGGCTCCAAGCAGCTGGGTATCCCCACAG cCAATTTTCCTGAACAAATAGTAGATAATCTTCCAGCTGACGTATCCACTGGCATTTATTATGGTTGGGCCAGTGTTGGAAGTGGAGATGTTCATAAGATGGTGGTGAGCATAGGATGGAACCCATACTACAAGAATATGAAAAAGTCTATG GAAACTCACATCATCCATACCTTTGAAGAGGATTTCTATGGGGAAATCCTCAATGTTGCCATTGTTGGCTACCTCAGACCAGAAAAGAACTTTGACTCTTTAG AGTCCCTTATTTCAGCAATTCAAGGTGATATTGAAGAAGCTAAGAAGCGACTAGATTTACCAGAACATTTGAAACTCAAAGATGACAATTTCTTCCAGGTTcctaaaagcaaaataatgaatGGCCACTGA